A section of the Methanosarcina mazei S-6 genome encodes:
- a CDS encoding SPL family radical SAM protein has product MAAPPSFLWLSTLSYPGMFEEIQVKKTLNKIKETSRLSLPFQWDLNVYRGCEHGCKYCYALYSHSYLEKEEKASSSEEEDSDFFRKIYVKTNIAEALEKQLGSRSWKKEVINIGGVCDSYQPAEEKYGLMRKVLAVMIEYKNPVTISTKSDLILRDYDLLEELAELTQVNIAVTVTTVDEELSSILEPLASSPEKRFSVLRAFKDTKATTGLHMMPVLPFLTDSPQNLEQVLSHAAECEVDYALPGLLYLRGETRKNFFNFLACSFPGLLDPYRKLYAKGGADRAYKAELYGIIRSLMEKYHLSADYMKPLEIKLSRPKQLKLTDF; this is encoded by the coding sequence ATGGCTGCCCCGCCAAGTTTCTTATGGCTTTCAACCTTATCTTATCCCGGGATGTTTGAAGAAATCCAGGTTAAAAAAACCCTCAATAAAATCAAGGAAACAAGCAGGCTCTCACTGCCGTTCCAGTGGGATCTGAACGTTTATAGGGGATGCGAGCACGGCTGTAAATACTGTTATGCACTGTATTCTCACAGCTATCTGGAGAAAGAGGAAAAAGCCTCATCTTCAGAGGAGGAAGACTCAGATTTTTTTCGGAAAATCTATGTAAAGACAAACATTGCAGAAGCCCTTGAAAAACAGCTCGGATCTCGTTCCTGGAAAAAAGAGGTAATCAATATAGGCGGGGTATGTGACAGCTACCAGCCTGCTGAGGAAAAATACGGTTTGATGCGTAAAGTTCTGGCTGTAATGATCGAATACAAAAACCCGGTTACCATATCCACAAAATCCGATCTCATACTCAGAGATTACGACCTTCTTGAAGAACTTGCCGAACTTACGCAGGTAAATATTGCGGTCACGGTTACAACCGTAGATGAAGAGCTGAGCTCTATACTGGAACCCCTGGCTTCTTCTCCTGAAAAACGTTTTTCAGTCCTCCGGGCTTTTAAAGACACAAAAGCCACCACCGGGCTCCATATGATGCCAGTTCTTCCTTTCCTTACAGACAGCCCTCAGAACCTCGAACAGGTTCTTTCCCATGCAGCAGAATGTGAGGTGGATTATGCTCTTCCGGGACTGCTTTATCTGAGGGGAGAAACCAGAAAGAATTTTTTCAATTTTCTTGCGTGCAGTTTTCCCGGACTTCTGGACCCCTACCGTAAATTGTACGCAAAAGGCGGGGCTGACAGAGCTTATAAAGCTGAACTTTACGGGATAATCAGGAGTCTTATGGAAAAATATCATCTC
- a CDS encoding prenyltransferase has protein sequence MKETLKSYLDLTRAHFLPAWPLVFCSGLVLAFANYGGFSWELIIKAALIGLFGFEAGFVLNDYVDRNRDRLDVENTMTRYWRPFKERPIPSGRISSKNAFWLFILLALVTSALIFTLPYPNSLYVFAIMLYSYGIEAFYQVKKRDQKLPVAQLLGRTDFTLFPAAGYLCYGQPDMTILLYMVFFYPWTMAHLGLNDFIDLENDRAREMKSIAVLYGAKGSMYWVTGFTLLHFFMSIFFLRELGNIALYGFFAGFVLLAGSNLYLWREMSPGAGMKILPIYHSTLVIYAVSIILDFIY, from the coding sequence ATGAAAGAAACCCTGAAATCTTATCTCGATCTCACACGCGCTCACTTTCTTCCTGCCTGGCCCCTCGTCTTTTGCTCAGGACTTGTGCTCGCTTTCGCAAATTACGGAGGCTTTTCCTGGGAGTTAATTATTAAGGCTGCACTGATAGGCCTGTTCGGGTTCGAAGCCGGCTTTGTGCTCAACGATTACGTGGACAGAAACAGAGACAGGCTTGATGTGGAAAATACCATGACAAGGTACTGGAGGCCTTTTAAAGAGAGGCCTATCCCTTCAGGCAGGATCTCTTCAAAAAATGCTTTCTGGCTGTTTATTTTGCTTGCGTTAGTCACTTCAGCCCTGATTTTCACCCTTCCCTATCCTAATTCACTTTACGTTTTTGCGATCATGCTGTACTCTTACGGCATCGAGGCTTTTTATCAGGTAAAAAAAAGAGACCAGAAACTTCCTGTTGCCCAGCTTCTCGGAAGGACGGATTTTACCCTTTTTCCGGCAGCAGGCTATCTATGCTACGGACAGCCGGATATGACCATACTGCTCTATATGGTTTTCTTTTATCCCTGGACGATGGCTCATCTGGGGCTGAATGATTTCATTGACCTGGAAAATGACCGGGCAAGGGAGATGAAATCAATAGCTGTCCTTTACGGTGCAAAAGGGTCCATGTACTGGGTTACAGGTTTTACGCTCCTGCATTTCTTTATGTCCATTTTCTTCCTCAGGGAACTGGGGAACATCGCTCTCTATGGTTTCTTCGCAGGCTTTGTGCTTCTTGCAGGCTCAAACCTCTATCTCTGGAGAGAAATGAGTCCAGGTGCCGGAATGAAGATCCTGCCCATTTATCACAGCACCCTTGTGATCTATGCGGTTTCGATCATTCTGGACTTTATTTATTAA
- a CDS encoding amino acid ABC transporter ATP-binding protein: MIEVNNLHKSFGNLKVLKGISEKIRESEVVCVIGPSGSGKSTFLRCLNLLETPTSGEIWIDGVKITDQGANINKIREEVGMVFQRFNLFPHMTALKNVALAPIKVRGLPEKEAYDRAYDLLKKVGLEDKADVYPGSLSGGQQQRVAIARALAMRPKVMLFDEPTSALDPEMVGEVLNVMKDLAKEGMTMIVVTHEMGFAREVGDRVLFMDDGIIVEKGTPQEIFFNAQNERTKSFLSKIL; this comes from the coding sequence GTGATAGAAGTGAATAACCTCCACAAAAGTTTCGGAAACCTGAAAGTGCTTAAAGGAATCAGCGAAAAAATTAGGGAAAGTGAAGTCGTCTGTGTAATAGGTCCTTCAGGTTCCGGAAAAAGCACTTTCCTCCGTTGTCTGAACCTTCTTGAAACCCCCACATCAGGGGAAATCTGGATAGACGGGGTAAAAATCACAGACCAGGGAGCGAATATAAACAAGATCCGCGAAGAAGTTGGAATGGTTTTCCAGCGTTTCAACCTCTTCCCCCATATGACTGCCCTTAAAAACGTTGCCCTTGCTCCCATAAAAGTACGCGGGCTTCCTGAAAAAGAGGCTTATGACAGGGCTTATGACCTTCTTAAAAAAGTGGGGCTTGAAGACAAAGCCGATGTATATCCAGGTTCCCTTTCCGGAGGCCAGCAGCAGAGAGTTGCAATCGCACGAGCCCTTGCCATGCGTCCTAAAGTGATGCTCTTTGACGAGCCAACTTCAGCTCTTGACCCTGAGATGGTGGGAGAAGTCCTGAACGTCATGAAAGACCTGGCAAAAGAAGGCATGACAATGATTGTCGTGACCCACGAAATGGGCTTTGCCAGAGAAGTAGGAGACCGCGTGCTTTTCATGGATGACGGCATCATAGTCGAGAAAGGCACGCCTCAGGAAATCTTCTTTAATGCACAGAATGAGAGGACAAAGTCTTTTTTGAGCAAGATCCTTTAA
- a CDS encoding amino acid ABC transporter permease gives MSLLASYIQHAINVFPSLLRGAVITIEVTTFAIFFGLILGTIAAFGKLSKRAIFRIPSSVYVDFIRGTPLFVQILLFYYGIPGLIIGITGEPFRIDPILAGIAVCSINSGAYNAEIVRAGIKSVDRGQMEAARSLGMTEGQAMKEVIMPQAVRLIIPPLGNEFIALLKDSSLLAVISVHELSKNGMLYVSKTFAAFPTYISVAFVYLALTMGISRVLNHIERRLGVSDRSE, from the coding sequence TTGTCTCTCTTAGCGTCCTATATTCAACACGCTATCAATGTATTCCCCAGTCTGTTACGGGGTGCGGTAATTACCATAGAGGTCACTACCTTTGCGATATTCTTCGGGTTAATTCTGGGGACGATTGCAGCTTTCGGAAAACTCTCTAAAAGGGCTATTTTCAGGATCCCCAGTTCCGTATATGTTGACTTCATCAGGGGCACCCCCCTGTTTGTACAGATACTGCTTTTCTACTACGGAATTCCTGGCCTTATTATCGGGATCACAGGAGAACCGTTCAGGATCGACCCTATTCTTGCGGGCATTGCCGTTTGCAGCATTAACAGCGGAGCTTATAATGCAGAGATCGTGCGTGCAGGAATCAAATCCGTTGACAGGGGCCAGATGGAAGCCGCCCGTTCCCTGGGTATGACCGAAGGGCAGGCTATGAAGGAAGTTATCATGCCGCAGGCTGTGAGGCTGATCATTCCTCCCCTTGGAAATGAGTTTATAGCCCTTCTGAAAGACTCGTCCCTGCTTGCAGTGATCAGCGTACATGAGCTTTCAAAGAACGGTATGCTGTACGTTTCAAAGACGTTTGCAGCTTTCCCCACATACATCTCTGTTGCTTTTGTATACCTTGCATTGACCATGGGCATTTCACGCGTACTTAATCATATCGAGAGGAGGCTTGGTGTAAGTGATAGAAGTGAATAA
- a CDS encoding basic amino acid ABC transporter substrate-binding protein, with amino-acid sequence MKKMLKIMAMLFVIATVVFAAGCAEQGGEETVEEAAEESAPVEETASAEVNASGEEMPTYIVGTEAQFPPFEIVDSRGKVVGFDVDLLNAIAEDQGFKVQYLDQDFAGLIPALQTGNIDIIASGMTITEEREQEVDFSEPYITAGLALAVPINNEEIQSVADLQGKTVAVQTGSTGFMKAEELKEAGVIAEIKDFPHVNEAIEELKIGGADVMINDLPVTEAFIATQPDVIKIVGEPLNSESYGFAVRTGNTELLQKINTGLENVKASGEYDELLTNLPKYMEE; translated from the coding sequence ATGAAAAAAATGTTAAAGATCATGGCAATGCTTTTTGTGATTGCTACTGTTGTCTTTGCAGCCGGCTGTGCTGAACAGGGAGGAGAGGAAACAGTAGAGGAAGCTGCTGAAGAAAGCGCTCCCGTTGAAGAGACAGCCAGCGCTGAAGTGAATGCTTCCGGCGAAGAAATGCCCACCTATATCGTAGGTACTGAAGCCCAGTTCCCCCCCTTTGAGATTGTAGACTCCCGCGGGAAAGTGGTCGGCTTTGACGTTGACCTCCTGAACGCAATTGCTGAAGATCAGGGCTTTAAAGTCCAGTATCTTGACCAGGACTTTGCAGGCCTCATCCCCGCCCTTCAGACAGGAAACATTGACATCATTGCTTCAGGCATGACAATTACCGAGGAACGCGAACAGGAAGTCGATTTCAGCGAGCCTTATATTACCGCAGGCCTGGCTCTTGCCGTACCCATTAACAATGAAGAGATCCAGAGTGTTGCTGATCTTCAGGGCAAGACCGTAGCTGTCCAGACTGGATCCACCGGTTTCATGAAAGCAGAAGAACTCAAAGAAGCCGGAGTCATTGCTGAGATCAAAGACTTCCCTCACGTCAATGAAGCCATCGAAGAACTCAAGATTGGCGGCGCGGATGTAATGATCAATGATCTTCCAGTGACAGAAGCCTTTATTGCAACCCAGCCAGACGTGATTAAGATTGTGGGAGAGCCTCTCAACAGCGAGTCCTATGGGTTTGCTGTCCGCACAGGCAACACAGAGCTCCTTCAGAAGATCAACACCGGCCTTGAAAACGTCAAAGCAAGCGGCGAGTATGACGAACTTCTGACAAACCTGCCCAAATATATGGAAGAATAA
- a CDS encoding IMPACT family protein has protein sequence MFIGYSRHVKTETEAKAFINEIKKLHKDANHNVSAYLVKEEGSLTLKYDDDGEPAGSSGKPVFKVIESKGLHNTVVVVTRYFGGIKLGFGRLSRAYRETAVSAIEDAGAVEVFEEVRFRIRFGYPDLQKIRRLVEEYGRIEQEKYSDTVEFEFLIKKDFEEEFHEKMAKLTKNKIELEKA, from the coding sequence ATATTTATCGGGTACTCCAGACATGTAAAAACCGAAACCGAAGCAAAAGCGTTCATAAATGAAATAAAAAAGCTGCATAAAGACGCGAATCATAATGTTTCAGCTTACCTTGTTAAAGAAGAGGGGTCCCTTACGCTCAAATATGACGATGACGGAGAGCCCGCTGGCAGTTCCGGAAAACCTGTTTTTAAGGTAATCGAGTCTAAAGGATTGCATAACACGGTTGTGGTCGTGACCCGGTATTTTGGGGGTATAAAACTGGGCTTTGGAAGGCTTTCAAGGGCTTACAGGGAAACTGCAGTTTCAGCTATTGAAGACGCAGGTGCTGTTGAGGTATTTGAAGAGGTAAGGTTCAGAATTCGCTTCGGATATCCCGATCTCCAGAAGATAAGGAGGCTGGTAGAGGAATACGGGAGAATAGAGCAGGAAAAATACTCGGATACGGTAGAGTTTGAATTTCTCATAAAAAAGGATTTTGAAGAAGAGTTTCATGAAAAAATGGCAAAACTCACAAAGAACAAAATCGAGCTTGAAAAGGCTTAA
- a CDS encoding GNAT family N-acetyltransferase: MGKSSEEIKNLEIRRMNREETEFAIEMAAAEGWNPGIHDGELFYETDPEGFFIAELGGKPAGCASAVAYDDEFGFLGLYAVKPEFRKKEIGMKLTEKCLEHLGDRNIGLDGVVENEKKYQKVMKFKSSYSNLRFEGRGGGKTSDGLVDISEIPFEKLLEYDRRMFPAPRQGFLKKWIKQPDSYAFAAQEDGDLKGYGVIRKCRQGYKIGPLFADEQCTAEKIFRALRASVPEETFYFDVPEPNKKAMEIAKKYHMNVMFRTIRMYSREEPVIELDKVYGVTSFELG, from the coding sequence ATGGGTAAAAGTTCGGAAGAGATAAAAAACCTGGAAATCCGAAGAATGAACCGGGAAGAAACCGAATTCGCAATTGAGATGGCAGCTGCCGAAGGCTGGAATCCCGGCATCCATGATGGAGAACTTTTTTACGAGACTGACCCTGAAGGCTTTTTTATTGCAGAACTTGGAGGCAAGCCAGCAGGCTGTGCCTCAGCTGTTGCATATGATGATGAATTTGGTTTTCTCGGGCTTTACGCGGTCAAACCCGAATTCAGGAAAAAAGAAATCGGAATGAAATTAACCGAAAAATGCCTGGAGCACCTGGGAGACAGAAATATAGGGCTTGACGGGGTTGTGGAAAACGAAAAGAAGTACCAGAAAGTTATGAAATTTAAATCCTCTTACAGCAACCTGCGTTTTGAAGGCAGAGGAGGAGGAAAAACCTCTGATGGGCTGGTAGATATCTCGGAAATCCCTTTTGAAAAGCTGCTTGAATACGATAGAAGAATGTTTCCTGCCCCAAGGCAAGGTTTTCTGAAAAAATGGATCAAACAGCCAGACTCTTACGCTTTTGCAGCCCAGGAAGACGGAGATCTTAAAGGGTACGGCGTTATAAGGAAATGCAGACAGGGCTATAAGATAGGCCCCCTTTTTGCGGACGAGCAGTGTACGGCAGAAAAAATTTTCAGGGCACTCAGGGCTTCAGTTCCTGAAGAAACCTTTTATTTTGATGTTCCCGAACCAAATAAAAAAGCAATGGAAATAGCGAAGAAATATCACATGAATGTAATGTTCAGAACTATACGCATGTACAGCCGGGAAGAACCCGTAATAGAGCTTGATAAGGTCTATGGGGTTACAAGTTTCGAGCTAGGATAA
- a CDS encoding cupin domain-containing protein, with protein MTSFTEHGHKAIRDRIPDILRDSGRDFAVKEISDPEFLLELERKLEEELAEYLESKEAEELADLLEVIYRIAELRGFSKEALESVRLKKRKESGGFEKNLILLNMADENRLCRGPPAASKEFPRVVFRPENSEVIEKYGVRMRIYTTRADSPNAAVLYQETESGHAEEFVHEKSDFLYYILEGSGTWIVEDREFEVRSGDVVVVPAGKRFWFRGNLKQICITAPAWDERYERHIRDIEL; from the coding sequence TTGACTTCTTTCACAGAACACGGGCATAAAGCGATAAGGGACAGAATACCGGATATCCTCAGGGATTCCGGCAGGGATTTTGCCGTAAAAGAAATTTCAGATCCTGAATTCCTTCTGGAGCTGGAGAGAAAACTTGAAGAAGAACTGGCTGAGTATCTTGAAAGCAAAGAGGCTGAAGAGCTTGCTGACCTTCTTGAAGTAATTTACAGAATTGCAGAACTCAGAGGCTTTTCTAAAGAAGCCCTTGAATCGGTAAGATTGAAAAAGAGAAAGGAAAGTGGGGGGTTTGAAAAGAATCTGATTTTGCTTAACATGGCTGATGAAAACCGTCTCTGTCGTGGTCCTCCTGCAGCTTCAAAAGAATTCCCCCGTGTGGTTTTCAGGCCTGAAAATTCAGAGGTAATCGAGAAATACGGGGTCCGTATGAGGATTTACACAACCAGAGCAGACTCCCCGAATGCTGCTGTCCTTTATCAGGAAACAGAGTCCGGGCATGCGGAAGAATTCGTTCACGAAAAAAGTGATTTCCTTTATTATATCCTGGAAGGGTCAGGCACATGGATAGTTGAGGACAGAGAATTTGAAGTAAGATCAGGAGACGTAGTAGTTGTGCCTGCGGGAAAAAGATTCTGGTTTCGCGGAAACCTTAAGCAGATCTGCATAACAGCTCCTGCATGGGATGAAAGATATGAGAGGCACATAAGGGATATTGAACTATAA
- a CDS encoding IS256-like element ISMma16 family transposase, whose product MTLYPFPFTTKKQDAESMVDLFSLIKDYLVDQEDGIRHLITWFLNLVMEEEALLQVGAQRYERTDSRKASRNGYKPRTLLTKYGELELLKPQFREFPFETQVFEKYSRVEQAILSAVAESYLQGVSTRRVDKVMTALGVEGISASSVSRITKELDEKVSEFLSKPIEHEIPYLFIDATYLKVRDGLHYENKALFIVSGVRDDGFREILGARLADSEDSLFWQDLFEDLKERGLRGVKLIVSDGHKGIQKAVRESFIGSSWQMCHVHLIRQALKKVQKKKQKEVADKIKEALVDRQKYNDLIRELDKMEYKSAADTLENFQYDVMNYMQFPQSHWRKIRTTNMMERTNKEIKRRTKVVGAFPNQESVLRLVVSILIDINEDWITGNRYIVMEQ is encoded by the coding sequence TTGACTCTGTATCCTTTTCCTTTCACCACAAAAAAACAGGATGCAGAGTCAATGGTAGATTTATTCTCACTCATAAAAGATTATCTTGTCGATCAGGAAGATGGAATTCGCCATTTAATTACGTGGTTTTTAAATCTCGTAATGGAGGAGGAAGCCCTCCTCCAGGTTGGTGCACAACGTTATGAGAGGACTGATTCTCGTAAAGCCAGTAGAAATGGCTACAAACCCCGAACCCTCCTTACCAAGTATGGAGAACTTGAATTATTAAAACCTCAATTCCGTGAGTTTCCCTTTGAAACTCAGGTATTTGAGAAATATTCCCGAGTTGAACAGGCCATCTTATCCGCTGTAGCTGAATCTTACCTGCAAGGCGTTTCCACCCGAAGGGTGGATAAGGTCATGACTGCTTTGGGAGTTGAGGGAATCTCAGCCTCTTCAGTTTCCAGAATTACAAAAGAGCTGGATGAGAAAGTTTCAGAATTTTTGTCAAAGCCAATAGAACACGAAATTCCTTATTTGTTTATTGATGCTACTTATCTCAAAGTAAGAGATGGACTTCATTACGAAAATAAAGCTCTCTTTATAGTTTCTGGAGTCAGGGATGATGGTTTTCGCGAGATTCTTGGAGCAAGATTGGCAGACAGCGAAGACTCTCTGTTCTGGCAAGATCTATTCGAAGACCTGAAAGAAAGAGGGTTAAGAGGTGTCAAGTTAATTGTTTCTGATGGTCATAAAGGAATACAAAAAGCAGTTAGAGAATCCTTCATCGGATCAAGCTGGCAGATGTGCCACGTTCATCTGATAAGGCAAGCTCTAAAAAAGGTTCAAAAAAAGAAGCAAAAAGAAGTAGCAGATAAGATAAAAGAAGCATTGGTAGACCGTCAAAAATACAATGATTTGATAAGGGAACTGGATAAGATGGAATATAAAAGTGCAGCTGATACTCTTGAGAATTTTCAGTATGATGTAATGAATTACATGCAGTTTCCACAGAGTCATTGGAGAAAAATAAGGACGACAAATATGATGGAGAGAACTAACAAGGAGATAAAAAGAAGAACCAAAGTTGTAGGAGCATTCCCTAACCAGGAATCAGTATTGAGACTGGTAGTCTCAATACTCATTGATATAAATGAAGACTGGATTACTGGAAACAGGTATATAGTAATGGAGCAGTAA
- a CDS encoding DMT family transporter — MFHPCRMFLESKKAHLAVIIGCVFYSMNGLFISHIHDMDISPVIFYRLFFGILFLFIYIISRGKTPDLRLKKRRGSLFLQGVLVVMCMLLYFTCLKTTCVSIAILLQYTAPVYVMLVSPFLLKEKIRKESIAALFIAITGVFLMVRPEDGLSGIELTGSYMIGIIAGLLSGVVFAALILNVKVLKTEYPELAIVFWPMGIALLLLSPSAFDVSRDVLYSNLTVLAVFGIVSIGFGEIFTILGFANLKAQTGSLLALIEPVSGVFLDIAVLGIALSPETLAGCALIMVSALIISLKGPEDISEKTGERVFI; from the coding sequence ATGTTTCATCCATGCAGAATGTTTCTGGAGAGCAAAAAAGCGCACCTGGCAGTCATTATAGGCTGCGTATTTTACAGCATGAACGGGCTTTTTATTTCCCATATCCATGATATGGATATTTCTCCGGTAATATTTTACAGACTATTTTTTGGAATTCTCTTCCTTTTTATATACATAATTTCAAGAGGAAAAACCCCTGACCTGAGGTTAAAGAAAAGAAGAGGAAGCCTCTTTCTTCAGGGTGTGCTTGTGGTTATGTGCATGTTGCTTTATTTTACCTGCCTGAAGACCACCTGTGTATCCATAGCGATTTTACTCCAGTACACAGCCCCTGTTTACGTGATGCTGGTCTCTCCTTTTCTCCTGAAAGAAAAAATAAGAAAGGAAAGTATAGCTGCACTCTTTATCGCAATTACAGGAGTATTTCTAATGGTCAGACCTGAAGACGGGCTTTCCGGTATTGAACTTACAGGCAGCTATATGATAGGCATAATAGCAGGGCTGCTTTCGGGGGTCGTGTTTGCGGCTCTGATCCTGAACGTGAAAGTTTTAAAAACGGAATATCCCGAACTTGCGATTGTCTTCTGGCCTATGGGGATAGCACTTTTACTGCTCAGCCCTTCTGCATTTGATGTCTCCAGGGACGTACTCTACAGCAACCTGACAGTTCTTGCTGTTTTCGGAATAGTGTCAATAGGTTTCGGAGAAATCTTTACGATTCTTGGGTTTGCCAATCTTAAAGCCCAGACAGGAAGCCTGCTTGCCCTGATAGAACCTGTAAGCGGGGTATTTCTGGACATAGCTGTGCTCGGGATCGCACTGTCACCGGAAACCCTTGCAGGCTGCGCCTTAATTATGGTTTCTGCGTTGATCATAAGCCTTAAGGGGCCCGAGGATATTTCGGAAAAAACAGGAGAAAGAGTTTTTATTTGA
- the mtaA gene encoding methylcobamide:CoM methyltransferase MtaA produces the protein MRELTLNTRFKRALKGESIDMVPVCSVTQTGTVELMEMTGAYWPQANYDAAKMAALALGGYEIAGFENVRCPFCTTVLAETLGCTVDEGSVDIQPYVTDFPCKKKKDVKDISVPDSLLESRLTSVVLDAVEILKERVGEDVPVVAGVVGPAGLASMLAGMRNYLMWFVTNPEVVEELMGTVMEACIEYANGLIERGADAVTLIDSEAGPDIIAPQMFETSVFPLYRKFCKEVKGLKILHMCGDATAVLDPLADSGFEGISIEEKVEVSFAKRIVGDRIRLIGNVSPSDTLLMKGTEEVIIEARACLEDGIDILAPGCGLAPHTPLGNIKALLRARDEYCSL, from the coding sequence ATGAGAGAATTAACCCTTAACACGAGATTTAAACGGGCGCTGAAAGGTGAATCTATTGACATGGTTCCTGTCTGTTCTGTTACCCAGACTGGCACGGTAGAACTTATGGAAATGACTGGAGCATACTGGCCTCAGGCTAATTACGATGCAGCTAAAATGGCTGCACTTGCTCTGGGTGGATACGAGATCGCAGGATTTGAGAATGTGCGGTGCCCTTTTTGCACCACAGTGCTTGCTGAAACTCTGGGATGTACGGTAGACGAAGGCAGCGTTGATATACAGCCTTATGTAACAGATTTCCCCTGCAAGAAAAAGAAAGACGTTAAGGACATCTCAGTTCCTGATTCTCTTCTTGAAAGCAGGTTGACATCCGTAGTGCTGGACGCGGTTGAAATCCTCAAAGAACGTGTGGGGGAGGATGTTCCTGTTGTCGCAGGGGTTGTAGGTCCTGCCGGGCTTGCTTCCATGCTTGCGGGAATGAGAAACTACCTCATGTGGTTTGTAACAAACCCCGAAGTCGTTGAAGAGCTCATGGGAACCGTAATGGAAGCCTGTATCGAATATGCGAACGGATTAATTGAAAGAGGTGCAGATGCCGTGACCCTGATAGATTCTGAAGCCGGACCTGATATCATTGCCCCTCAGATGTTTGAGACCTCGGTTTTTCCGCTCTACAGGAAATTCTGCAAAGAAGTCAAAGGCTTGAAAATCCTGCATATGTGTGGAGATGCAACGGCTGTCCTTGATCCTCTTGCAGACTCAGGATTTGAGGGAATCAGTATTGAAGAAAAAGTAGAGGTCAGTTTTGCAAAGCGGATTGTGGGCGACCGGATACGTCTGATAGGAAATGTTTCCCCTTCGGATACCCTGTTGATGAAAGGGACTGAAGAGGTTATTATTGAAGCCAGGGCGTGCCTTGAAGATGGAATCGATATCCTTGCACCCGGCTGTGGCCTTGCTCCCCACACTCCACTCGGGAACATAAAAGCACTTCTCAGGGCAAGAGACGAGTACTGTTCACTCTGA